Proteins encoded in a region of the Eschrichtius robustus isolate mEscRob2 chromosome 16, mEscRob2.pri, whole genome shotgun sequence genome:
- the LOC137750399 gene encoding testisin-like: MGGSQAPRVADKKGIVWVHWLLGHNKGAPQPGLGAGGSRGGARRREEEAMGAQVGALLLAQLLVRVEIARQALRDRDLLLPGFENSSMLASQPGVHLSIPGPCGQRTVPTRIVGGKDAELGRWPWQGSLRLWGSHYCGASLLNRRWVLSAAHCFQNNRDPYEWSVQFGELSATPSIWNLQAYYNRYNVEQIFLSPRYLGSASYDIALLKLSSSITYTKYIQPICLMASSSEFENRTDCWVTGWGDIEEDQALPSPYTLQEVQVGIINTTMCNHLFSLPDFRRDIWGDMVCAGDPQGGKDSCFGDSGGPLTCEMKGLWYQVGIVSWGVGCGRPNRPGVYTNISAHYKWIRTVLAKNTICRPNSCPLLLLFPLLWAPPFLQLA; encoded by the exons ATGGGGGGCAGCCAGGCCCCCAGGGTCGCAGACAAGAAAGGGATCGTCTGGGTACACTGGCTCCTGGGCCATAACAAG GGGGCGCCCCAGCCGGGCCTTGGAGCTGGCGGAAGCAGAGGGGGCGCCAGGCGGCGGGAAGAAGAGGCCATGGGCGCGCAGGTCGGGGCGCTGCTGCTCGCGCAACTGTTGGTGCGGGTCGAAATCGCGAGGCAGG CGTTGCGGGATAGGGACCTGTTGCTTCCAG gTTTCGAGAACTCTTCTATGCTCGCAT CTCAGCCTggtgtccatctgtccatcccaGGGCCATGTGGCCAACGGACTGTCCCGACACGCATAGTGGGTGGAAAGGACGCAGAGCTTGGGCGCTGGCCGTGGCAGGGCAGCCTGCGCCTATGGGGCTCCCACTACTGCGGAGCAAGCCTGCTCAACCGCCGCTGGGTGCTCTCGGCCGCACACTGCTTCCAAAA CAACAGAGATCCCTATGAATGGTCGGTCCAGTTTGGCGAGCTGTCTGCCACACCATCCATTTGGAACCTGCAAGCCTACTACAACCGTTACAACGTGGAGCAGATCTTTTTGAGCCCCAGGTATCTGGGGTCTGCATCGTATGACATCGCCCTGCTGAAGCTGTCCTCCTCCATTACCTACACCAAGTACATCCAGCCCATCTGTCTCATGGCTTCCTCCTCTGAGTTTGAGAACCGGACTGACTGCTGGGTGACCGGCTGGGGGGACATTGAAGAAGATCAGG CACTGCCATCTCCCTACACCCTCCAGGAAGTGCAGGTCGGCATCATAAACACCACCATGTGTAACCACCTGTTCTCACTGCCTGATTTCCGCCGTGACATCTGGGGAGACATGGTTTGTGCTGGCGACCCTCAAGGTGGCAAGGATTCCTGCTTT GGTGACTCAGGTGGACCCTTGACCTGCGAAATGAAAGGGCTGTGGTATCAGGTTGGAATCGTGAGCTGGGGAGTGGGCTGTGGTAGGCCCAACCGGCCCGGTGTCTACACCAACATCAGTGCTCACTACAAGTGGATCCGAACGGTTTTGGCCAAAAACACCATTTGCAGGCCGAACTCCTGCCCATTGCTgttgctcttccctctgctctgGGCTCCCCCATTCCTACAGTTGGCCTGA